The genomic segment GACGGGGGCGACGACCTGGCCGCAATCAGTCACCTGATGTCACGGTTGGCCGCCGCCCACGCCACTCGGATGGAGTCGCTGGGGCTCGCCTGATTCAGGCCGCGCCGAAGCCCACGGGCCGGCTGTGCTCCTGACCCAGGTCCACGTAGCCAATCTGCTGTGAGGGCACGAGGACACGGCGACCCTTGGCATCGGTCAGTCGCAGGACACCACCCTCGGCCAGAGCGGAGCGCAGGGACTGTTCGACCTCGTCGGCCGAGGCCTCAGTGTCGATGTTGATCTCGCGCGGGACGTTGTTGACACCAATCTTGATTTCCACGGCCCCAACCTACCCGACGCGCAAGAGGGCGACGGTGATGTTGTCCCGGCCGCCCTGCTCATTGGCCCAGGCCACCAGCATGGCGGCGCTCTCGGCCGCGTCGTGCTCGCACTCGTCGACGATGCGGTGCACGAGGCTGGTCATGTCCTCCGGGGCGGAGCGGTAGTTCCACAGCCCGTCGCTGCAGACCAGCAGCCACCCCGGGCCGGGCACGTCCAGCGCCGCGACCCTGGGGTCACGTCCTGGCTGTCGGGGCCCAGCCAGCGGGTGATGGCGTGGGCCTGGAAGCTGCGCTCGGCGTCCTCCCGGCTCATCCCCAGATCGATCCTGGCCTGCGCCAGGGAGTCGTCGACACTGAGGATGTGGCAGGAGGCGTCGTCGCCGATCCAGTAGGCGCGGCAGTCGCCGACATTGCCGACGCTCACCCGGCCCTCGTTCAGGACTGCGCAAATCAGGGTGCAGGAGCCGGGTGTCGGGCCGGGGCCGGTGCTGGCGAGCACTGCGTCATTGGCGGCGATGAAGGCATCTGTCAGTGTGGCCTGCACCTGCTCGGCGGAGGCATCGGGCATCGTGCGCAGCATGGCGATCAGGGTGGAGCTGGCCACTTCCGCGGCGATGGCCGCCGACTCCTCGGAGCCCAGCGAGGTGGACACGCCATCGCTGATCACCAGAACGGCCAACCGGCCCTGGGTGGTCTCTCGGCCGCCCAGCGCCAGGGCATCCTGATTGGTCTCGTGCCGGCGGCCGACGTCGCTGCAGCCGGCCAGCCAGGGCAGCGGCGCCAAGGTGTAGTGGTCACGCGCCGTCTCGCCGACGGCCACATGGGACAGCCCGGACGCCGTCTCGGACCCCCGATCCTGGTCAGTCATGG from the Luteococcus japonicus genome contains:
- a CDS encoding PP2C family protein-serine/threonine phosphatase, whose protein sequence is MTDQDRGSETASGLSHVAVGETARDHYTLAPLPWLAGCSDVGRRHETNQDALALGGRETTQGRLAVLVISDGVSTSLGSEESAAIAAEVASSTLIAMLRTMPDASAEQVQATLTDAFIAANDAVLASTGPGPTPGSCTLICAVLNEGRVSVGNVGDCRAYWIGDDASCHILSVDDSLAQARIDLGMSREDAERSFQAHAITRWLGPDSQDVTPGSRRWTCPARGGCWSAATGCGTTAPPRRT
- a CDS encoding DUF3107 domain-containing protein, translated to MEIKIGVNNVPREINIDTEASADEVEQSLRSALAEGGVLRLTDAKGRRVLVPSQQIGYVDLGQEHSRPVGFGAA